A genomic region of Octopus sinensis linkage group LG2, ASM634580v1, whole genome shotgun sequence contains the following coding sequences:
- the LOC115227964 gene encoding inward rectifier potassium channel 2-like isoform X4, which produces MENYPDKWRNVPCKSQMITDVSSEWSRSGSLEMRNFLRPGKQFRLVSRGGHVNIKQTGISKRNQKFLSDFFTTLIDVKWRWNLLIFVVSFISSWLLFASYFYVLAHLHGDFEDDNPENWVPCIESVHSFTTAYLFSIETMTTIGYGSRYVSEECPGAVLGVLFESILGAAMQAAFCGLVIAKVKRGKKRSCTILFSKVACIMEEDLQYKFVFRVGDMRKSHLITASARGLFIKKSFSKSGNNIPVEYFNVNFKAEDGHNNLFLVWPTNVYHEIDEKSPFYNISRDSLRHENFEIIVMLQAVVSTTGRTVQAKTSYLPWDIIWGHRLEPLTTSIDINGSHIVDFTHFDTTYPVPTPWCSAQTFNYIIKSGRYTPELLLNRDDMGELIKETESTSAKKTYTLFGSIPDLTHRNWM; this is translated from the exons ATGGAGAATTATCCAGACAAATGGCGAAATGTCCCCTGCAAATCACAGATGATAACTG ACGTATCAAGTGAGTGGAGCAGAAGTGGCTCGCTCGAGATGCGCAATTTCCTTCGACCAGGTAAACAATTCCGATTAGTCAGTCGAGGTGGTCATGTAAACATCAAGCAAACCGGAATCAGCAAACGCAACCAGAAATTTCTGTCAGATTTCTTCACGACACTCATTGATGTCAAGTGGCGATGGAACCTTTTAATATTTGTGGTGTCATTTATTTCATCCTGGTTACTTTTTGCtagttatttctatgttttggctCATTTACATGGAGACTTTGAAGACGACAATCCAGAAAATTGGGTGCCATGCATAGAAAGTGTCCACTCTTTTACAACTGCTTACTTATTTTCAATTGAAACTATGACAACAATTGGATATGGCTCACGTTATGTATCAGAGGAATGTCCAGGCGCAGTTCTTGGAGTACTTTTTGAATCTATTCTTGGAGCAGCTATGCAAGCAGCATTCTGTGGTTTGGTCATAGCAAAAGTGAAACGTGGTAAAAAGCGTTCTTGCACGATATTGTTCAGTAAGGTAGCTTGTATCATGGAAGAAGATTTGCAATACAAGTTTGTATTTCGTGTGGGTGATATGCGAAAATCTCATCTGATCACTGCCAGTGCTCGaggtttatttattaaaaaaagtttCTCAAAATCTGGCAATAATATTCCAGTGGAATATTTCAATGTGAATTTCAAAGCTGAAGATGGACACAACAATTTATTTTTGGTCTGGCCAACCAACGTTTACCATGAAATAGATGAAAAATCACCGTTTTATAATATTTCACGGGATAGTTTACGTCACGAGAACTTTGAAATAATTGTGATGTTACAGGCTGTAGTCTCAACAACTGGTCGAACTGTACAAGCAAAAACTTCTTACTTGCCTTGGGATATCATTTGGGGACATCGTCTAGAACCATTAACAACATCCATTGATATTAATGGTTCACATATCGTAGATTTTACTCACTTTGACACCACATATCCAGTTCCTACCCCTTGGTGTAGTGCTCAGACTTTCAATTACATCATAAAATCAGGTCGATATACACCAGAACTGCTGCTAAACAGAGACGATATGGGTGAACTGATCAAAGAAACTGAAAGCACCTCAGCCAAAAAGACATATACATTATTTGGCTCTATACCCGATCTAACACATCGAAATTGGATGTAG
- the LOC115227964 gene encoding inward rectifier potassium channel 2-like isoform X3: MENYPDKWRNVPCKSQMITEDVSSEWSRSGSLEMRNFLRPGKQFRLVSRGGHVNIKQTGISKRNQKFLSDFFTTLIDVKWRWNLLIFVVSFISSWLLFASYFYVLAHLHGDFEDDNPENWVPCIESVHSFTTAYLFSIETMTTIGYGSRYVSEECPGAVLGVLFESILGAAMQAAFCGLVIAKVKRGKKRSCTILFSKVACIMEEDLQYKFVFRVGDMRKSHLITASARGLFIKKSFSKSGNNIPVEYFNVNFKAEDGHNNLFLVWPTNVYHEIDEKSPFYNISRDSLRHENFEIIVMLQAVVSTTGRTVQAKTSYLPWDIIWGHRLEPLTTSIDINGSHIVDFTHFDTTYPVPTPWCSAQTFNYIIKSGRYTPELLLNRDDMGELIKETESTSAKKTYTLFGSIPDLTHRNWM, from the exons ATGGAGAATTATCCAGACAAATGGCGAAATGTCCCCTGCAAATCACAGATGATAACTG AAGACGTATCAAGTGAGTGGAGCAGAAGTGGCTCGCTCGAGATGCGCAATTTCCTTCGACCAGGTAAACAATTCCGATTAGTCAGTCGAGGTGGTCATGTAAACATCAAGCAAACCGGAATCAGCAAACGCAACCAGAAATTTCTGTCAGATTTCTTCACGACACTCATTGATGTCAAGTGGCGATGGAACCTTTTAATATTTGTGGTGTCATTTATTTCATCCTGGTTACTTTTTGCtagttatttctatgttttggctCATTTACATGGAGACTTTGAAGACGACAATCCAGAAAATTGGGTGCCATGCATAGAAAGTGTCCACTCTTTTACAACTGCTTACTTATTTTCAATTGAAACTATGACAACAATTGGATATGGCTCACGTTATGTATCAGAGGAATGTCCAGGCGCAGTTCTTGGAGTACTTTTTGAATCTATTCTTGGAGCAGCTATGCAAGCAGCATTCTGTGGTTTGGTCATAGCAAAAGTGAAACGTGGTAAAAAGCGTTCTTGCACGATATTGTTCAGTAAGGTAGCTTGTATCATGGAAGAAGATTTGCAATACAAGTTTGTATTTCGTGTGGGTGATATGCGAAAATCTCATCTGATCACTGCCAGTGCTCGaggtttatttattaaaaaaagtttCTCAAAATCTGGCAATAATATTCCAGTGGAATATTTCAATGTGAATTTCAAAGCTGAAGATGGACACAACAATTTATTTTTGGTCTGGCCAACCAACGTTTACCATGAAATAGATGAAAAATCACCGTTTTATAATATTTCACGGGATAGTTTACGTCACGAGAACTTTGAAATAATTGTGATGTTACAGGCTGTAGTCTCAACAACTGGTCGAACTGTACAAGCAAAAACTTCTTACTTGCCTTGGGATATCATTTGGGGACATCGTCTAGAACCATTAACAACATCCATTGATATTAATGGTTCACATATCGTAGATTTTACTCACTTTGACACCACATATCCAGTTCCTACCCCTTGGTGTAGTGCTCAGACTTTCAATTACATCATAAAATCAGGTCGATATACACCAGAACTGCTGCTAAACAGAGACGATATGGGTGAACTGATCAAAGAAACTGAAAGCACCTCAGCCAAAAAGACATATACATTATTTGGCTCTATACCCGATCTAACACATCGAAATTGGATGTAG
- the LOC115227964 gene encoding inward rectifier potassium channel 2-like isoform X2 → MAKCPLQITDDNWIGFHQKTCENMEDVSSEWSRSGSLEMRNFLRPGKQFRLVSRGGHVNIKQTGISKRNQKFLSDFFTTLIDVKWRWNLLIFVVSFISSWLLFASYFYVLAHLHGDFEDDNPENWVPCIESVHSFTTAYLFSIETMTTIGYGSRYVSEECPGAVLGVLFESILGAAMQAAFCGLVIAKVKRGKKRSCTILFSKVACIMEEDLQYKFVFRVGDMRKSHLITASARGLFIKKSFSKSGNNIPVEYFNVNFKAEDGHNNLFLVWPTNVYHEIDEKSPFYNISRDSLRHENFEIIVMLQAVVSTTGRTVQAKTSYLPWDIIWGHRLEPLTTSIDINGSHIVDFTHFDTTYPVPTPWCSAQTFNYIIKSGRYTPELLLNRDDMGELIKETESTSAKKTYTLFGSIPDLTHRNWM, encoded by the exons ATGGCGAAATGTCCCCTGCAAATCACAGATGATAACTG gaTTGGATTTCATCAAAAGACTTGTGAAAATAtggaag ACGTATCAAGTGAGTGGAGCAGAAGTGGCTCGCTCGAGATGCGCAATTTCCTTCGACCAGGTAAACAATTCCGATTAGTCAGTCGAGGTGGTCATGTAAACATCAAGCAAACCGGAATCAGCAAACGCAACCAGAAATTTCTGTCAGATTTCTTCACGACACTCATTGATGTCAAGTGGCGATGGAACCTTTTAATATTTGTGGTGTCATTTATTTCATCCTGGTTACTTTTTGCtagttatttctatgttttggctCATTTACATGGAGACTTTGAAGACGACAATCCAGAAAATTGGGTGCCATGCATAGAAAGTGTCCACTCTTTTACAACTGCTTACTTATTTTCAATTGAAACTATGACAACAATTGGATATGGCTCACGTTATGTATCAGAGGAATGTCCAGGCGCAGTTCTTGGAGTACTTTTTGAATCTATTCTTGGAGCAGCTATGCAAGCAGCATTCTGTGGTTTGGTCATAGCAAAAGTGAAACGTGGTAAAAAGCGTTCTTGCACGATATTGTTCAGTAAGGTAGCTTGTATCATGGAAGAAGATTTGCAATACAAGTTTGTATTTCGTGTGGGTGATATGCGAAAATCTCATCTGATCACTGCCAGTGCTCGaggtttatttattaaaaaaagtttCTCAAAATCTGGCAATAATATTCCAGTGGAATATTTCAATGTGAATTTCAAAGCTGAAGATGGACACAACAATTTATTTTTGGTCTGGCCAACCAACGTTTACCATGAAATAGATGAAAAATCACCGTTTTATAATATTTCACGGGATAGTTTACGTCACGAGAACTTTGAAATAATTGTGATGTTACAGGCTGTAGTCTCAACAACTGGTCGAACTGTACAAGCAAAAACTTCTTACTTGCCTTGGGATATCATTTGGGGACATCGTCTAGAACCATTAACAACATCCATTGATATTAATGGTTCACATATCGTAGATTTTACTCACTTTGACACCACATATCCAGTTCCTACCCCTTGGTGTAGTGCTCAGACTTTCAATTACATCATAAAATCAGGTCGATATACACCAGAACTGCTGCTAAACAGAGACGATATGGGTGAACTGATCAAAGAAACTGAAAGCACCTCAGCCAAAAAGACATATACATTATTTGGCTCTATACCCGATCTAACACATCGAAATTGGATGTAG
- the LOC115227964 gene encoding inward rectifier potassium channel 2-like isoform X1, producing the protein MAKCPLQITDDNWIGFHQKTCENMEEDVSSEWSRSGSLEMRNFLRPGKQFRLVSRGGHVNIKQTGISKRNQKFLSDFFTTLIDVKWRWNLLIFVVSFISSWLLFASYFYVLAHLHGDFEDDNPENWVPCIESVHSFTTAYLFSIETMTTIGYGSRYVSEECPGAVLGVLFESILGAAMQAAFCGLVIAKVKRGKKRSCTILFSKVACIMEEDLQYKFVFRVGDMRKSHLITASARGLFIKKSFSKSGNNIPVEYFNVNFKAEDGHNNLFLVWPTNVYHEIDEKSPFYNISRDSLRHENFEIIVMLQAVVSTTGRTVQAKTSYLPWDIIWGHRLEPLTTSIDINGSHIVDFTHFDTTYPVPTPWCSAQTFNYIIKSGRYTPELLLNRDDMGELIKETESTSAKKTYTLFGSIPDLTHRNWM; encoded by the exons ATGGCGAAATGTCCCCTGCAAATCACAGATGATAACTG gaTTGGATTTCATCAAAAGACTTGTGAAAATAtggaag AAGACGTATCAAGTGAGTGGAGCAGAAGTGGCTCGCTCGAGATGCGCAATTTCCTTCGACCAGGTAAACAATTCCGATTAGTCAGTCGAGGTGGTCATGTAAACATCAAGCAAACCGGAATCAGCAAACGCAACCAGAAATTTCTGTCAGATTTCTTCACGACACTCATTGATGTCAAGTGGCGATGGAACCTTTTAATATTTGTGGTGTCATTTATTTCATCCTGGTTACTTTTTGCtagttatttctatgttttggctCATTTACATGGAGACTTTGAAGACGACAATCCAGAAAATTGGGTGCCATGCATAGAAAGTGTCCACTCTTTTACAACTGCTTACTTATTTTCAATTGAAACTATGACAACAATTGGATATGGCTCACGTTATGTATCAGAGGAATGTCCAGGCGCAGTTCTTGGAGTACTTTTTGAATCTATTCTTGGAGCAGCTATGCAAGCAGCATTCTGTGGTTTGGTCATAGCAAAAGTGAAACGTGGTAAAAAGCGTTCTTGCACGATATTGTTCAGTAAGGTAGCTTGTATCATGGAAGAAGATTTGCAATACAAGTTTGTATTTCGTGTGGGTGATATGCGAAAATCTCATCTGATCACTGCCAGTGCTCGaggtttatttattaaaaaaagtttCTCAAAATCTGGCAATAATATTCCAGTGGAATATTTCAATGTGAATTTCAAAGCTGAAGATGGACACAACAATTTATTTTTGGTCTGGCCAACCAACGTTTACCATGAAATAGATGAAAAATCACCGTTTTATAATATTTCACGGGATAGTTTACGTCACGAGAACTTTGAAATAATTGTGATGTTACAGGCTGTAGTCTCAACAACTGGTCGAACTGTACAAGCAAAAACTTCTTACTTGCCTTGGGATATCATTTGGGGACATCGTCTAGAACCATTAACAACATCCATTGATATTAATGGTTCACATATCGTAGATTTTACTCACTTTGACACCACATATCCAGTTCCTACCCCTTGGTGTAGTGCTCAGACTTTCAATTACATCATAAAATCAGGTCGATATACACCAGAACTGCTGCTAAACAGAGACGATATGGGTGAACTGATCAAAGAAACTGAAAGCACCTCAGCCAAAAAGACATATACATTATTTGGCTCTATACCCGATCTAACACATCGAAATTGGATGTAG
- the LOC115227964 gene encoding inward rectifier potassium channel 2-like isoform X6 → MEDVSSEWSRSGSLEMRNFLRPGKQFRLVSRGGHVNIKQTGISKRNQKFLSDFFTTLIDVKWRWNLLIFVVSFISSWLLFASYFYVLAHLHGDFEDDNPENWVPCIESVHSFTTAYLFSIETMTTIGYGSRYVSEECPGAVLGVLFESILGAAMQAAFCGLVIAKVKRGKKRSCTILFSKVACIMEEDLQYKFVFRVGDMRKSHLITASARGLFIKKSFSKSGNNIPVEYFNVNFKAEDGHNNLFLVWPTNVYHEIDEKSPFYNISRDSLRHENFEIIVMLQAVVSTTGRTVQAKTSYLPWDIIWGHRLEPLTTSIDINGSHIVDFTHFDTTYPVPTPWCSAQTFNYIIKSGRYTPELLLNRDDMGELIKETESTSAKKTYTLFGSIPDLTHRNWM, encoded by the exons Atggaag ACGTATCAAGTGAGTGGAGCAGAAGTGGCTCGCTCGAGATGCGCAATTTCCTTCGACCAGGTAAACAATTCCGATTAGTCAGTCGAGGTGGTCATGTAAACATCAAGCAAACCGGAATCAGCAAACGCAACCAGAAATTTCTGTCAGATTTCTTCACGACACTCATTGATGTCAAGTGGCGATGGAACCTTTTAATATTTGTGGTGTCATTTATTTCATCCTGGTTACTTTTTGCtagttatttctatgttttggctCATTTACATGGAGACTTTGAAGACGACAATCCAGAAAATTGGGTGCCATGCATAGAAAGTGTCCACTCTTTTACAACTGCTTACTTATTTTCAATTGAAACTATGACAACAATTGGATATGGCTCACGTTATGTATCAGAGGAATGTCCAGGCGCAGTTCTTGGAGTACTTTTTGAATCTATTCTTGGAGCAGCTATGCAAGCAGCATTCTGTGGTTTGGTCATAGCAAAAGTGAAACGTGGTAAAAAGCGTTCTTGCACGATATTGTTCAGTAAGGTAGCTTGTATCATGGAAGAAGATTTGCAATACAAGTTTGTATTTCGTGTGGGTGATATGCGAAAATCTCATCTGATCACTGCCAGTGCTCGaggtttatttattaaaaaaagtttCTCAAAATCTGGCAATAATATTCCAGTGGAATATTTCAATGTGAATTTCAAAGCTGAAGATGGACACAACAATTTATTTTTGGTCTGGCCAACCAACGTTTACCATGAAATAGATGAAAAATCACCGTTTTATAATATTTCACGGGATAGTTTACGTCACGAGAACTTTGAAATAATTGTGATGTTACAGGCTGTAGTCTCAACAACTGGTCGAACTGTACAAGCAAAAACTTCTTACTTGCCTTGGGATATCATTTGGGGACATCGTCTAGAACCATTAACAACATCCATTGATATTAATGGTTCACATATCGTAGATTTTACTCACTTTGACACCACATATCCAGTTCCTACCCCTTGGTGTAGTGCTCAGACTTTCAATTACATCATAAAATCAGGTCGATATACACCAGAACTGCTGCTAAACAGAGACGATATGGGTGAACTGATCAAAGAAACTGAAAGCACCTCAGCCAAAAAGACATATACATTATTTGGCTCTATACCCGATCTAACACATCGAAATTGGATGTAG
- the LOC115227964 gene encoding inward rectifier potassium channel 2-like isoform X5, giving the protein MEEDVSSEWSRSGSLEMRNFLRPGKQFRLVSRGGHVNIKQTGISKRNQKFLSDFFTTLIDVKWRWNLLIFVVSFISSWLLFASYFYVLAHLHGDFEDDNPENWVPCIESVHSFTTAYLFSIETMTTIGYGSRYVSEECPGAVLGVLFESILGAAMQAAFCGLVIAKVKRGKKRSCTILFSKVACIMEEDLQYKFVFRVGDMRKSHLITASARGLFIKKSFSKSGNNIPVEYFNVNFKAEDGHNNLFLVWPTNVYHEIDEKSPFYNISRDSLRHENFEIIVMLQAVVSTTGRTVQAKTSYLPWDIIWGHRLEPLTTSIDINGSHIVDFTHFDTTYPVPTPWCSAQTFNYIIKSGRYTPELLLNRDDMGELIKETESTSAKKTYTLFGSIPDLTHRNWM; this is encoded by the exons Atggaag AAGACGTATCAAGTGAGTGGAGCAGAAGTGGCTCGCTCGAGATGCGCAATTTCCTTCGACCAGGTAAACAATTCCGATTAGTCAGTCGAGGTGGTCATGTAAACATCAAGCAAACCGGAATCAGCAAACGCAACCAGAAATTTCTGTCAGATTTCTTCACGACACTCATTGATGTCAAGTGGCGATGGAACCTTTTAATATTTGTGGTGTCATTTATTTCATCCTGGTTACTTTTTGCtagttatttctatgttttggctCATTTACATGGAGACTTTGAAGACGACAATCCAGAAAATTGGGTGCCATGCATAGAAAGTGTCCACTCTTTTACAACTGCTTACTTATTTTCAATTGAAACTATGACAACAATTGGATATGGCTCACGTTATGTATCAGAGGAATGTCCAGGCGCAGTTCTTGGAGTACTTTTTGAATCTATTCTTGGAGCAGCTATGCAAGCAGCATTCTGTGGTTTGGTCATAGCAAAAGTGAAACGTGGTAAAAAGCGTTCTTGCACGATATTGTTCAGTAAGGTAGCTTGTATCATGGAAGAAGATTTGCAATACAAGTTTGTATTTCGTGTGGGTGATATGCGAAAATCTCATCTGATCACTGCCAGTGCTCGaggtttatttattaaaaaaagtttCTCAAAATCTGGCAATAATATTCCAGTGGAATATTTCAATGTGAATTTCAAAGCTGAAGATGGACACAACAATTTATTTTTGGTCTGGCCAACCAACGTTTACCATGAAATAGATGAAAAATCACCGTTTTATAATATTTCACGGGATAGTTTACGTCACGAGAACTTTGAAATAATTGTGATGTTACAGGCTGTAGTCTCAACAACTGGTCGAACTGTACAAGCAAAAACTTCTTACTTGCCTTGGGATATCATTTGGGGACATCGTCTAGAACCATTAACAACATCCATTGATATTAATGGTTCACATATCGTAGATTTTACTCACTTTGACACCACATATCCAGTTCCTACCCCTTGGTGTAGTGCTCAGACTTTCAATTACATCATAAAATCAGGTCGATATACACCAGAACTGCTGCTAAACAGAGACGATATGGGTGAACTGATCAAAGAAACTGAAAGCACCTCAGCCAAAAAGACATATACATTATTTGGCTCTATACCCGATCTAACACATCGAAATTGGATGTAG
- the LOC115227964 gene encoding inward rectifier potassium channel 2-like isoform X7, giving the protein MRNFLRPGKQFRLVSRGGHVNIKQTGISKRNQKFLSDFFTTLIDVKWRWNLLIFVVSFISSWLLFASYFYVLAHLHGDFEDDNPENWVPCIESVHSFTTAYLFSIETMTTIGYGSRYVSEECPGAVLGVLFESILGAAMQAAFCGLVIAKVKRGKKRSCTILFSKVACIMEEDLQYKFVFRVGDMRKSHLITASARGLFIKKSFSKSGNNIPVEYFNVNFKAEDGHNNLFLVWPTNVYHEIDEKSPFYNISRDSLRHENFEIIVMLQAVVSTTGRTVQAKTSYLPWDIIWGHRLEPLTTSIDINGSHIVDFTHFDTTYPVPTPWCSAQTFNYIIKSGRYTPELLLNRDDMGELIKETESTSAKKTYTLFGSIPDLTHRNWM; this is encoded by the coding sequence ATGCGCAATTTCCTTCGACCAGGTAAACAATTCCGATTAGTCAGTCGAGGTGGTCATGTAAACATCAAGCAAACCGGAATCAGCAAACGCAACCAGAAATTTCTGTCAGATTTCTTCACGACACTCATTGATGTCAAGTGGCGATGGAACCTTTTAATATTTGTGGTGTCATTTATTTCATCCTGGTTACTTTTTGCtagttatttctatgttttggctCATTTACATGGAGACTTTGAAGACGACAATCCAGAAAATTGGGTGCCATGCATAGAAAGTGTCCACTCTTTTACAACTGCTTACTTATTTTCAATTGAAACTATGACAACAATTGGATATGGCTCACGTTATGTATCAGAGGAATGTCCAGGCGCAGTTCTTGGAGTACTTTTTGAATCTATTCTTGGAGCAGCTATGCAAGCAGCATTCTGTGGTTTGGTCATAGCAAAAGTGAAACGTGGTAAAAAGCGTTCTTGCACGATATTGTTCAGTAAGGTAGCTTGTATCATGGAAGAAGATTTGCAATACAAGTTTGTATTTCGTGTGGGTGATATGCGAAAATCTCATCTGATCACTGCCAGTGCTCGaggtttatttattaaaaaaagtttCTCAAAATCTGGCAATAATATTCCAGTGGAATATTTCAATGTGAATTTCAAAGCTGAAGATGGACACAACAATTTATTTTTGGTCTGGCCAACCAACGTTTACCATGAAATAGATGAAAAATCACCGTTTTATAATATTTCACGGGATAGTTTACGTCACGAGAACTTTGAAATAATTGTGATGTTACAGGCTGTAGTCTCAACAACTGGTCGAACTGTACAAGCAAAAACTTCTTACTTGCCTTGGGATATCATTTGGGGACATCGTCTAGAACCATTAACAACATCCATTGATATTAATGGTTCACATATCGTAGATTTTACTCACTTTGACACCACATATCCAGTTCCTACCCCTTGGTGTAGTGCTCAGACTTTCAATTACATCATAAAATCAGGTCGATATACACCAGAACTGCTGCTAAACAGAGACGATATGGGTGAACTGATCAAAGAAACTGAAAGCACCTCAGCCAAAAAGACATATACATTATTTGGCTCTATACCCGATCTAACACATCGAAATTGGATGTAG